A section of the Octopus bimaculoides isolate UCB-OBI-ISO-001 chromosome 17, ASM119413v2, whole genome shotgun sequence genome encodes:
- the LOC106872168 gene encoding melatonin receptor type 1A, whose protein sequence is MDLRYWTNTNNTWITPDDIFAHSAKVIPVIVITVISIFLGTFGNIFTILAIIFTKKLRTTENIFLVNLALADLFVSSFVNIFSLVGAVAGEVYFKDKRVLCVFIGFFCLVCCLVSLFNITAVAFNRFIFICHHNYYRGMFTPTKSLIIAISLWVFAAILECVNFMPWGNHAYDKKTLTCVWDRTASLGNTIFITILGISLPVMITTMSYVMIFYHFYQAKERLNKNRNQSDKKNTLQESKKLMTTLFSLFVVFAICWLPYAFIALTDVYDTFDPLVHIYSVTFAHMNSCLNPVVYVTNNEHFRKAFKKIVLFQCRYEQRKVANCSIQETQLYSITKNG, encoded by the exons ATGGATCTTCGTTACTGGACGAACACCAACAATACCTGGATAACTCCTGATGATATTTTTGCTCATAGTGCTAAAGTTATTCCGGTTATTGTTATAACTGTTATCTCAATATTTCTTGGTACATTTGGAAACATTTTCACCATTCTGGCCATCATTTTCACAAAG AAGCTGAGAACAACGGAGAACATATTTTTGGTAAACCTGGCCCTTGCTGATTTATTTGTTTCGagttttgtgaatatatttagcCTTGTAG GAGCCGTAGCGGGTGAAGTGTATTTCAAGGACAAGAGAGTCCTTTGTGTGTTCATTGGCTTTTTCTGTTTGGTCTGCTGCCTGGTTTCTCTCTTCAATATCACAGCCGTGGCCTTCAATCGCTTCATCTTCATATGTCACCATAACTACTACCGCGGAATGTTCACTCCGACGAAAAGCTTGATAATAGCGATTTCTCTGTGGGTGTTTGCAGCCATTCTGGAATGTGTAAATTTCATGCCATGGGGAAACCACGCTTACGACAAGAAGACGCTCACCTGCGTCTGGGATCGAACCGCTAGCCTTGGCAataccatcttcatcaccattctCGGTATTTCATTACCAGTGATGATCACAACGATGAGCTACGTTATGATATTCTACCACTTCTACCAAGCGAAGGAAAGGCTCAATAAG aaCCGGAACCAATCGGACAAGAAAAATACTCTGCAAGAATCCAAAAAACTAATGACGACACTTTTCTCGCTGTTCGTTGTGTTTGCTATATGTTGGCTGCCCTATGCTTTCATTGCCCTGACCGACGTCTACGACACTTTTGACCCTCTCGTGCATATCTATTCAGTAACATTTGCACACATGAATTCCTGTCTCAATCCAGTGGTCTACGTTACCAACAACGAGCATTTCCGGAAGGCTTTCAAGAAAATCGTCTTGTTTCAGTGCAGATATGAGCAACGAAAGGTGGCCAACTGTTCTATACAAGAGACTCAACTGTACTCCATCactaaaaatggatga